The following are from one region of the Blastocatellia bacterium genome:
- a CDS encoding ZIP family metal transporter, whose protein sequence is MMRETVLYGLLAALANILGGLWITSPGNKVSRTPLTYLLALGAGFLLAAVFLKVIPASLRLPRWHEQMEIPLLLVLGGYLLIQFFEHTVAPHFHFGEETHGEAVLATPAMVAAVGGLAMHTFFDGVAIASSTTVDPRLGLIVFIAIVLHKIPEGFTVASIVLASGRSPQVARSATTVVALATLAGVAAVAAARESVVYALPLSAGVTLYVATSDLIPEINKAERGFMSLVVFGGVALYYATEKVLERVGL, encoded by the coding sequence ACCGTGCTTTATGGCCTGCTGGCGGCCCTGGCCAATATCCTGGGCGGGTTGTGGATCACCTCACCCGGAAACAAGGTGAGCCGGACGCCGTTGACATACCTGCTGGCTCTCGGTGCGGGATTTTTGCTGGCAGCCGTTTTCCTCAAGGTTATTCCCGCCAGTCTGCGTTTGCCGCGATGGCACGAGCAGATGGAAATTCCCTTACTGCTTGTCCTCGGCGGCTACCTGCTCATTCAATTTTTCGAGCACACGGTTGCTCCCCATTTCCATTTCGGAGAAGAAACACATGGAGAAGCCGTGCTTGCAACACCGGCGATGGTGGCGGCCGTAGGAGGCCTGGCGATGCATACCTTCTTTGATGGGGTCGCCATTGCATCGAGCACAACGGTTGATCCCCGGCTGGGACTCATTGTGTTCATCGCTATTGTGCTTCATAAAATCCCCGAGGGATTCACCGTGGCCTCAATTGTTCTGGCGTCGGGTCGGTCGCCGCAAGTGGCCCGTTCGGCGACGACTGTCGTGGCGCTGGCGACGCTGGCCGGTGTGGCGGCTGTGGCCGCCGCCAGAGAATCGGTCGTCTATGCGCTTCCCCTCTCAGCCGGTGTGACGCTTTACGTGGCGACGTCCGACCTCATCCCGGAGATCAACAAAGCCGAGCGCGGGTTCATGTCTCTGGTCGTCTTCGGTGGGGTGGCCCTTTATTATGCGACGGAGAAGGTGCTGGAGAGGGTCGGGCTATGA